A DNA window from Trichomycterus rosablanca isolate fTriRos1 chromosome 9, fTriRos1.hap1, whole genome shotgun sequence contains the following coding sequences:
- the LOC134320267 gene encoding SAYSvFN domain-containing protein 1-like produces the protein MWSESNHCDSTHQDSSDWLLDSAVGRWLGVDRLAVTNLTLLKVLLWLVLLGLFCELDFGLPFFLISLFYWLYEGLRSPTLRRPGEMSAYSVFNPDCQPILGTLTAEQLEGEMGYRLLNTGART, from the exons ATGTGGAGTGAGTCAAATCATTGCGATTCGACTCAT CAGGACAGCTCGGACTGGTTGCTGGACAGCGCGGTGGGCCGCTGGCTGGGCGTGGACCGTTTGGCCGTCACTAACCTGACCCTGCTGAAGGTGCTGCTGTGGCTGGTTCTGCTGGGTCTCTTCTGTGAGCTGGACTTCGGGCTTCCCTTCTTCCTCATCTCTCTGTTCTACTGGCTGTACGAGGGTCTGCGCAGCCCCACGCTCAGGAGACCCGGAGAGATGAGCGCCTACTCCGTCTTCAACCCCGACTGCCAGCCCATCCTGGGGACGCTCACCGCCGAACAGCTGGAGGGCGAGATGGGCTACAGACTCCTAAACACCGGGGCACGGACGTAA